A single window of Watersipora subatra chromosome 11, tzWatSuba1.1, whole genome shotgun sequence DNA harbors:
- the LOC137408245 gene encoding uncharacterized protein isoform X3, protein MMKSTLATCLLVSVCSIGLTLARVTCDYAALHKQLQEGLITLDEYTKIYTECISSQNYPSKYGFQPTCAYDTPVTKALVKFDNSGMFTAADGTEHPFRVRGVVTLTQIDNENTRVHATITGAHNFLFDNDQFSLHVHQKGEINPSCLATGGHYNPCGLSHSNDPSVKERHVGDVARVTIPSHVTSEQDVLTISTIDTQVKLTGPLSVLGRSITVHAGTGSPRVGCGTIAVSDWEGLDHPDSTYDPTNPFWA, encoded by the exons ATGATGAAATCTACTCTAGCCACCTGCCTGCTAGTGTCAGTTTGTTCAATTGGCCTCACTCTAGCCCGTGTCACTTGTGATTATGCAGCTCTTCACAAGCAACTGCAGGAAGGCTTGATTACCCTTG ATGAATATACAAAGATATATACAGAGTGTATCAGCAGTCAGAACTACCCTTCTAAGTATGGATTTCAACCTACATGTGCTTACG ATACCCCTGTTACCAAAGCTCTCGTGAAGTTCGATAACTCTGGAATGTTTACGGCTGCTGATGGCACCGAGCATCCTTTCCGAGTGCGAGGAGTTGTCACTCTTACACAGATTGATAACGAAAACACTAGAGTCCACG CTACTATAACCGGAGCTCACAACTTTCTCTTTGACAATGACCAGTTTTCTCTTCATGTTCACCAAAAGGGAGAAATTAATCCAAGTTGTTTAGCTACTG GTGGACACTACAACCCATGTGGTCTGAGTCACAGCAATGACCCATCAGTAAAAGAAAGACACGTTGGAGATGTTGCTAGAGTGACAATCCCATCACACGTAACTTCTGAACAGGACGTGCTGACAATATCGACCATCGACACTCAAGTTAAACTTACCGGCCCACTGAGCGTGCTTGGACGATCCATAACAGTTCATGCCGGTACAGGATCACCTAGAGTTGGCTGTGGTACCATAGCTGTTTCAGATTGGGAAGGTCTGGACCACCCCGACAGCACATATGATCCAACTAACCCTTTTTGGGCGTAA